The Drosophila teissieri strain GT53w chromosome X, Prin_Dtei_1.1, whole genome shotgun sequence genome has a segment encoding these proteins:
- the LOC122624620 gene encoding uncharacterized protein LOC122624620, translated as MSKQNAEKDQEQCLRCLHCMKVIRCSRFNTGALLRHIEEEHPDLLAAASTKIRNTYKLTSDRSSGESLSHIRKLSSLSDIELNAADSDRCKNKRRISSDNLAKKSSTAKCNVDYSCPASKDYPCSKAKNTSCPIPKTDKPSFPCPQDDMEAFRKMAYKSSVRRWSAVDGSLFCPSCGYKKRPVIKCDSDLNSGWCSWPFCFLPCLISSDNGEYLYCCHCNTFLGVYNREKNSVKPNKQYA; from the exons ATGTCAAAGCAAAACGCTGAGAAAGACCAAGAGCAGTGCCTGCGTTGCTTGCACTGCATGAAAGTGATCCGATGTTCCCGTTTTAATACCGGTGCACTACTGCGTCACATCGAAGAGGAGCATCCGGATTTACTCGCGGCGGCTAGTACCAAGATTAGAAATACTTACAAACTCACCTCGGATCGGAGCAGCGGCGAAAGCCTGTCGCATATCAGAAAGCTATCGAGTCTATCCGATATCGAACTTAATGCAGCAGATTCCGATCGAT GTAAGAACAAAAGGAGGATCTCTAGCGATAACCTGGCCAAAAAATCATCGACTGCCAAGTGCAATGTGGATTATTCATGTCCAGCCTCTAAGGATTATCCATGCTCAAAAGCCAAGAACACTTCATGTCCCATTCCGAAGACCGATAAACCATCATTTCCGTGTCCGCAGGACGACATGGAGGCCTTTCGAAAGATGGCCTATAAATCCTCCGTTAGGCGATGGTCTGCCGTTGACGGCAGTCTTTTTTGCCCCTCTTGCGGTTATAAGAAGCGTCCAGTAATCAAATGCGACTCGGATTTGAATTCCGGATGGTGCTCATGGCCCTTTTGCTTTCTGCCTTGCCTAATATCCTCGGATAATGGAGAGTACCTATactgctgccactgcaacaCCTTTTTAGGCGTCTACAATCGCGAGAAAAATAGTGTTAAGCCCAACAAGCAGTATGCCTAA